A single Oncorhynchus kisutch isolate 150728-3 linkage group LG19, Okis_V2, whole genome shotgun sequence DNA region contains:
- the timm8a gene encoding mitochondrial import inner membrane translocase subunit Tim8 A: protein MNMENQGATADPQLQQFIEIESQKQRFQQLVHQMTEVCWEKCMDKPGPKLDSRTEICFVNCVERFIDTSQFILNRLEQTQRSKGSFSESMSE from the exons ATGAACATGGAAAACCAAGGAGCCACAGCAGACCCTCAGCTTCAGCAATTCATCGAAATCGAGTCCCAAAAACAAAGGTTTCAGCAGTTGGTCCATCAGATGACTGAAGTGTGTTGG GAGAAATGCATGGACAAACCTGGGCCCAAGCTGGACTCCCGGACAGAGATCTGCTTTGTGAACTGTGTAGAGCGCTTCATTGACACAAGCCAATTCATCCTGAACAGACTCGAACAAACACAGAGGAGTAAGGGCTCCTTCTCAGAATCCATGTCTGAATAG
- the zgc:101583 gene encoding magnesium transporter NIPA2: MDIGTNRTDFYIGLSLAMSSSIFIGGSFILKKKGLLRLSSKGFMRAGQGGYAYLKEWLWWAGLISMGAGEAANFAAYAFAPATLVTPLGAMSVLVSAVLSSYFLNERLNVHGKMGCLLCILGSTVMVIHAPQEEEVASLTAMAEKLQDPGFIVFAVSVVTSSLILIFLVAPRYGQKNVLVYILICSVIGSLSVSCVKGLGIGIKELFAGTAVLKEPLFWCLLICLVICVSIQISYLNKALDIYNTSIVTPIYYVFFTTSVMACSAILFKEWLSMSTDGAVGTVSGFLTIILGIFLLHAFKDLTFSWDSLPLYLRKGPHGSPWGQQAYVALPSQESQAEGPGEGKLAREGNSKGSYSPEGSMRRNNSFVTT, from the exons ATGGATATCGGAACAAACCGCACTGACTTCTACATTGGCCTCTCTCTTGCCATGAGCTCGAGCATCTTCATTGGAGGAAGCTTCATCCTTAAGAAGAAAGGTCTTTTGCGATTGTCCAGCAAAGGGTTTATGCGAGCAG gtcAGGGGGGATATGCTTACCTCAAGGAATGGCTATGGTGGGCAGGACTAATATCAA TGGGAGCTGGGGAAGCAGCTAACTTTGCCGCTTATGCTTTTGCCCCTGCCACATTGGTAACACCACTGGGAGCAATGAGCGTTCTTGTGAG TGCTGTGCTGTCCTCATACTTCCTGAATGAGCGGTTGAATGTTCACGGGAAGATGGGCTGCTTGCTGTGCATCCTGGGTTCCACTGTCATGGTCATCCACGCCCctcaggaggaggaggtggccTCCCTTACTGCCATGGCTGAGAAGCTCCAAGACCCAG GATTCATAGTGTTCGCCGTGTCTGTCGTGACGAGCAGCTTGATCCTCATCTTCCTGGTCGCCCCGCGCTACGGCCAGAAAAACGTGCTGGTTTACATCCTGATCTGCTCCGTGATTGGCTCCCTGTCGGTGTCCTGCGTCAAGGGCCTGGGCATCGGCATTAAGGAGCTGTTCGCTGGCACTGCTGTCCTAAAGGAACCCCTGTTCTGGTGTCTACTCATTTGCCTGGTGATCTGCGTCAGCATCCAGATCAGCTATCTCAATAAAGCCTTGGACATTTATAACACGTCCATCGTCACGCCCATCTATTACGTGTTCTTCACCACCTCTGTAATGGCATGTTCAGCTATCCTCTTCAAGGAGTGGCTGAGCATGAGCACGGACGGAGCTGTGGGGACAGTCAGTGGGTTCCTCACAATTATCTTGGGTATCTTCCTCCTTCATGCATTTAAAGATCTCACATTCAGTTGGGACTCGCTGCCACTGTACCTGAGGAAGGGACCTCATGGATCCCCTTGGGGCCAGCAGGCCTACGTGGCCCTGCCCAGCCAGGAGAGCCAGGCAGAGGGGCCAGGGGAGGGGAAGCTGGCCAGAGAGGGGAACTCAAAGGGCAGCTACTCGCCAGAGGGCTCAATGAGGAGGAACAATAGCTTTGTCACCACTTAG